A stretch of uncultured Fibrobacter sp. DNA encodes these proteins:
- a CDS encoding O-acetylhomoserine aminocarboxypropyltransferase/cysteine synthase family protein, which yields MSINASKKSSKISTDVTNPANWNFGTKCLQAGWKPKVGEPRVLPIFQSTTYKYEDVDEVERLFSLKQSGNKYTRTGNPTVAAFEAKITELEGGVGAVATASGQSAVLLAISNLVKAGDHIVASKAVYGGTYTLLDIRLSKLGVETTFIDPEAPIAELRKAFRPNTKLVFGETIGNPALGILDFEKFSKLAKEFDVPFLVDNTLATPFLVKPLKHGANVVIHSATKYIDGHAIALGGVVIDGGNYNWNNGKFPDLVNPDAQYANTSYTEKFGRAAYIVKARAQFLRDFGAAQSPFNAFLLNLGLETLHLRMPQHSSNALALAEYLSKHPAVNWVNYPALKSSPNNKRIRKYFDYQGGSGVLTFGLKGGKAAIRSFVKALKVAALVVHVGDARTSVLHPATSTHSQLSPKDRLAAGIPDDMIRVSVGIEDPRDIIADFEQAIKASKH from the coding sequence ATGTCAATTAATGCATCAAAAAAATCAAGTAAAATTTCAACAGATGTTACAAATCCGGCAAATTGGAATTTCGGCACCAAGTGCCTGCAGGCGGGCTGGAAGCCGAAAGTGGGCGAACCTCGCGTATTGCCGATTTTCCAGTCAACCACTTACAAGTACGAAGATGTTGACGAAGTAGAACGTCTTTTCTCGTTGAAACAATCGGGCAACAAGTACACGCGTACGGGCAACCCGACGGTAGCCGCTTTTGAAGCAAAAATTACCGAGTTGGAAGGCGGTGTGGGCGCTGTCGCAACAGCTTCGGGACAGTCGGCCGTATTGCTCGCAATTTCGAATTTGGTGAAGGCAGGCGATCACATTGTGGCTTCTAAGGCGGTGTATGGCGGAACCTACACGCTGCTTGATATTCGACTTTCTAAGCTCGGTGTCGAAACGACTTTCATTGACCCGGAAGCGCCTATTGCAGAACTTCGTAAGGCGTTCCGCCCGAATACAAAATTGGTCTTTGGCGAAACGATTGGAAACCCGGCGCTTGGCATTCTGGATTTCGAAAAGTTCTCGAAGCTTGCCAAGGAATTCGACGTGCCGTTCCTTGTGGACAACACCCTTGCAACACCGTTCTTGGTAAAGCCCTTGAAGCATGGGGCAAATGTCGTCATTCATTCTGCAACCAAGTACATTGACGGTCATGCCATCGCCTTGGGCGGTGTCGTGATTGATGGAGGCAATTACAACTGGAATAATGGAAAGTTCCCGGATCTTGTCAATCCCGATGCGCAGTACGCGAATACTTCTTACACTGAAAAATTCGGCCGCGCTGCCTACATTGTCAAAGCCCGCGCCCAATTTTTGCGCGATTTCGGTGCCGCACAGAGCCCTTTCAACGCGTTCCTTTTGAACTTGGGCCTTGAAACGCTCCATTTGCGTATGCCGCAGCACAGTTCTAATGCCTTGGCCTTGGCCGAATACCTTTCCAAACATCCGGCAGTAAACTGGGTCAACTATCCGGCGCTCAAATCTAGCCCGAATAACAAGCGCATTCGTAAGTATTTCGATTACCAGGGCGGAAGCGGCGTGCTGACCTTTGGCCTCAAGGGAGGCAAGGCTGCCATTCGCTCGTTCGTGAAGGCTTTGAAAGTCGCTGCCTTGGTGGTGCATGTGGGCGATGCTCGCACAAGCGTGCTGCACCCGGCAACGAGTACGCATTCTCAGCTTTCGCCGAAGGATAGGCTTGCTGCAGGAATTCCTGATGACATGATTCGCGTGTCCGTCGGTATCGAAGATCCGCGCGACATTATCGCCGATTTCGAACAGGCCATTAAGGCAAGTAAACATTAA
- a CDS encoding ABC transporter substrate-binding protein, with protein MKLVQTFLSFAAAFTLGFALIACEEEKTEKNAATNEPAFKYGSVEIPVSDGTLCIAPFFVAKEKGFFAKEGVDVKFVSANAETRKIGLNNGTYPITNSDFAFFQSVENGVNIKVVEGFHVGCIHLLVKKGSPIRSAQDLKGKKIAVNAIGATPHQAATLWLEANGVSAINDVQFLPYADGNLALEALERGQVEAVSLWDPLGSLAAVDGRADVLMDLATDPVFAGRYCCFYYVSGILLEKEPEKIKALLRALEQAHTWISEHPEETVELMQAGKHSAIEDKEFATALIKSYEYQSPEQKIKSGRNLKADLHYFADLLHKVGYLQLNADEFTEKIYREVDWHK; from the coding sequence ATGAAGTTAGTCCAAACATTTTTATCGTTCGCAGCCGCTTTTACTTTGGGATTTGCACTCATCGCCTGCGAAGAAGAAAAAACTGAAAAAAACGCCGCTACCAATGAACCCGCTTTTAAATACGGTTCTGTCGAAATTCCCGTTTCCGATGGAACCCTTTGCATTGCGCCGTTCTTTGTCGCTAAAGAAAAAGGCTTCTTCGCCAAGGAAGGTGTCGATGTGAAATTCGTGTCGGCAAATGCGGAAACCCGCAAAATCGGCCTCAACAACGGAACGTATCCGATTACGAACTCCGACTTCGCCTTTTTCCAGTCCGTCGAAAACGGCGTGAATATCAAGGTGGTCGAAGGATTCCACGTCGGATGCATTCATTTGCTCGTCAAGAAGGGCTCGCCGATTCGCTCCGCGCAGGATTTGAAGGGCAAAAAGATTGCCGTGAACGCCATTGGGGCAACCCCGCACCAGGCCGCAACACTTTGGCTTGAAGCAAACGGAGTCTCAGCCATAAACGATGTGCAGTTCTTGCCCTACGCCGATGGCAACTTGGCGCTCGAAGCCTTGGAACGCGGGCAGGTTGAAGCGGTTTCACTTTGGGACCCGCTGGGAAGCCTTGCCGCTGTTGACGGCCGCGCCGACGTACTGATGGATTTGGCGACTGACCCTGTTTTTGCAGGCCGCTATTGCTGCTTCTATTATGTTTCGGGCATCCTTCTGGAAAAGGAACCGGAAAAGATCAAGGCTCTCCTTCGCGCTCTCGAACAGGCGCACACCTGGATCAGCGAACACCCGGAAGAAACCGTGGAACTCATGCAGGCAGGCAAGCACTCCGCCATCGAAGACAAGGAATTCGCAACCGCACTCATCAAGTCTTACGAATACCAGTCTCCTGAACAGAAAATCAAGAGTGGCCGCAACTTGAAAGCCGACTTGCACTACTTTGCAGACCTACTGCATAAAGTCGGATACTTGCAGCTGAATGCCGACGAATTCACCGAAAAAATCTATCGCGAAGTCGACTGGCATAAGTAA